In one Brevibacillus choshinensis genomic region, the following are encoded:
- a CDS encoding ATP phosphoribosyltransferase regulatory subunit: MAKPLGFEKPLGMRDILPESLAKQRHLERSLRQCIERWGYEEISTPSLEYYDTVGSASATLTDRMFRLLDKQGHTVVLRPDMTAPIARVVSSLYKDVPLPIRLFYQANVFRAQEKEAGRNAEFFQTGIELIGDASVDADAEAIALAVFCLRAAGVETFRIAIGHVDFVDGLLEEWIEDEAIRNQFRQYLVERDFVGFRQLLSTLDLDSEAKERLEALLRLRGGKAKIDEARALTENGKARRAVETIASLWEALEAYGVTEDLLLDFNLIINLNYYTGVVFEGYAADLGSPLLGGGRYDHLLAQFGRPAQATGFAIKMDRLLLVTPVLESPPVSRVLLCYMEDQRAEALAEAQLLREDGLVVVTRLVKNQAEAATLQGEPYSKVICLTKQEE, translated from the coding sequence ATGGCAAAGCCGTTGGGATTTGAAAAGCCGCTGGGGATGCGGGACATTTTACCAGAATCATTGGCAAAACAACGGCATTTGGAGCGGTCGCTGCGTCAGTGCATTGAGCGTTGGGGGTACGAAGAAATCTCCACGCCGTCATTGGAGTACTACGACACAGTAGGATCTGCCAGTGCGACATTGACAGACCGGATGTTTCGATTGCTGGATAAACAGGGACATACCGTGGTATTGAGACCGGACATGACCGCGCCCATTGCCCGAGTGGTTTCCTCTCTATATAAAGATGTACCATTGCCCATTCGTTTGTTCTATCAGGCAAATGTGTTCCGGGCTCAGGAAAAAGAAGCGGGGCGAAACGCTGAGTTTTTCCAGACGGGCATTGAGCTGATCGGTGACGCGTCGGTCGATGCAGATGCTGAAGCAATCGCGCTTGCTGTTTTTTGTCTACGAGCGGCTGGAGTAGAGACATTCCGGATCGCCATCGGACACGTGGATTTTGTGGATGGCTTATTGGAGGAATGGATCGAGGACGAAGCGATACGCAATCAGTTCCGCCAATACTTGGTCGAGCGTGACTTTGTAGGATTCCGTCAACTGTTGTCCACGCTGGACCTCGATTCTGAGGCGAAGGAGCGGCTCGAGGCTCTGCTCCGATTGCGCGGTGGCAAAGCCAAGATCGATGAGGCACGTGCTCTCACGGAAAACGGCAAAGCGAGACGAGCAGTAGAAACCATCGCATCTCTGTGGGAGGCACTGGAGGCATACGGTGTAACGGAAGATTTGCTGCTGGATTTCAATCTGATTATCAATCTGAATTACTACACGGGTGTAGTTTTTGAAGGATATGCTGCTGATTTGGGTTCCCCGTTATTAGGTGGGGGACGATACGATCACTTGCTTGCACAGTTCGGACGACCGGCTCAAGCGACAGGCTTTGCCATCAAGATGGATCGATTGCTCCTCGTGACGCCTGTCTTGGAAAGTCCACCTGTTTCTCGTGTCCTCCTGTGTTATATGGAGGATCAGCGGGCAGAAGCACTGGCGGAGGCGCAGTTGCTCCGAGAGGATGGACTCGTAGTCGTAACTCGACTGGTAAAAAATCAGGCGGAGGCAGCTACACTCCAGGGAGAGCCTTATAGTAAGGTCATCTGTTTGACGAAACAGGAGGAATAA
- a CDS encoding acyltransferase, translating to MRNTTRYPVHGANPLWQLYQTVSFWKVMKNFIVIQLARYTPFLSWKNWLYRTFLRMEVGQHSAVALMVMMDVMFPELIKIGRNCVIGYNTTILAHEYLVEEYRLGEVRIEDDVLIGANSTILPGVTIGKGAIVAAGTVVHKDVSPGAFVGGNPMQVIRSGNATGDEQD from the coding sequence ATGAGAAATACGACGCGTTATCCCGTCCATGGGGCCAATCCACTGTGGCAGCTCTATCAGACGGTGAGTTTTTGGAAAGTCATGAAGAACTTTATTGTTATTCAACTAGCGCGATATACACCATTTCTCTCTTGGAAAAACTGGCTCTACCGTACTTTCCTGCGAATGGAGGTCGGGCAACACAGTGCAGTGGCCTTGATGGTCATGATGGATGTTATGTTTCCTGAGTTGATCAAGATTGGACGCAACTGTGTCATCGGGTACAATACAACGATTCTCGCCCATGAATACTTGGTCGAGGAATACCGGCTAGGGGAGGTTCGCATTGAGGATGATGTGTTGATCGGAGCGAACTCCACGATTTTGCCAGGTGTGACAATCGGCAAAGGAGCCATCGTGGCTGCGGGGACTGTTGTACATAAGGATGTGTCTCCGGGAGCGTTTGTAGGAGGCAATCCGATGCAAGTTATCCGTAGTGGAAATGCTACGGGAGATGAACAGGATTAG
- the hprK gene encoding HPr(Ser) kinase/phosphatase, which yields MRKTNVSHLADHFNMSILSGEEGLGREITVTDLSRPGLQLAGYYSYYAEERIQLFGLTEINFFQTLNREKRLERMNFLMQGQTPCFCVTRNQPVPEEMIEVSNEHGVPVLQSPLATTTLVGKMTNFLENRLAPTTTIHGVLTDIYGVGVLIMGSSGIGKSEAALELVKRGHRLVADDAVEIRQTQAGQLSGSAPELIQHLLEIRGVGIINVMTMFGAGAVRNLKNIEMVVQLELWEPQKMYERLGLDEETLKIMDTDIPILTVPVRPGRNLAVIIEVAAMNFRLKRMGYNAAVHFSRKQSDAILEDADSDL from the coding sequence ATGCGCAAGACCAATGTTAGTCATCTCGCCGATCATTTCAATATGTCTATCCTCAGTGGCGAAGAAGGCTTGGGACGAGAAATTACCGTAACCGACTTGAGCAGGCCTGGTTTGCAATTGGCTGGTTACTATTCCTATTATGCAGAAGAAAGGATCCAGCTCTTTGGGTTGACGGAAATCAACTTCTTTCAAACATTGAATCGAGAGAAACGTCTGGAACGGATGAACTTCCTCATGCAAGGTCAGACGCCGTGCTTTTGTGTGACTCGCAATCAGCCCGTACCAGAGGAAATGATAGAAGTATCGAATGAGCACGGAGTCCCTGTTCTACAATCACCACTAGCCACCACGACTTTGGTTGGCAAAATGACCAACTTTCTTGAAAACCGACTGGCACCGACTACAACGATCCACGGGGTATTAACAGATATCTATGGTGTCGGTGTACTCATCATGGGTTCCAGTGGGATCGGAAAGAGTGAGGCCGCCTTGGAGCTGGTGAAGCGTGGACATCGTTTGGTAGCTGATGATGCCGTCGAAATTCGGCAGACGCAAGCAGGGCAACTGAGTGGTAGTGCGCCTGAGCTGATTCAGCATTTGCTGGAGATTCGAGGTGTAGGTATCATCAACGTCATGACGATGTTCGGAGCCGGGGCTGTGCGTAATTTGAAAAACATTGAGATGGTCGTACAGCTGGAGCTATGGGAACCTCAGAAAATGTATGAGCGACTCGGCTTAGATGAAGAAACGCTCAAGATCATGGATACGGATATCCCGATTCTTACCGTTCCTGTTCGTCCTGGCCGAAACTTGGCGGTCATCATCGAGGTAGCAGCGATGAACTTCCGCTTGAAACGGATGGGGTATAATGCCGCGGTTCACTTCTCCCGCAAGCAGTCGGATGCCATCCTCGAAGATGCAGATTCCGACTTGTAA
- a CDS encoding sensor histidine kinase: MDFLLRFVLVDIPEAFLLLTISLAMFNHSVFEKKKQAFYFSILFSIAGEVLSVLDVPYQPKVLLMFLITASIILFLYRFNILKSVFIGMTAICSMIISESIVIMIFNSQQIYFEQMLSSTMQTITIRALYLGIFVLITIILRITKFDIHGLLPQNRYNRYLFLLVLVGSVEFLLILFLNTSFFLRDNNSDLLAFYSPTFQLLFQLLILALFIVIVILFRIYLNLTINRVEEETGTPYLNSIHDLVTAIRSIKHDSLNHYTAINGFLKKGYVDLAKEYVEQLLQETVTVEKSVDSSSQVLESIKNPAVSSLLQSKMEVCLAERIALSMNIKTVSQFSQIKTYDLIKVLGNLFDNAIRATSYELEQNRFIRLEWGQSEGEHYLMIENSGPTIPKDKLPGIFQPGYTTKKGGEGGLGLVIVKTVTDRYGGRIHVRSEEGVTSFRISFLSR; this comes from the coding sequence TTGGATTTCCTACTTCGCTTTGTCCTCGTGGACATACCCGAAGCCTTCTTATTACTTACTATTAGTTTGGCCATGTTCAACCACTCGGTTTTCGAAAAAAAGAAACAAGCATTTTATTTCAGTATTCTCTTTTCGATCGCAGGTGAAGTTCTCTCCGTTTTGGATGTTCCCTATCAACCGAAAGTTTTACTTATGTTCTTAATCACCGCCTCGATCATCTTATTTCTTTATCGATTCAACATTTTAAAGTCTGTCTTCATAGGAATGACTGCTATTTGTTCCATGATCATATCTGAATCCATTGTGATCATGATTTTCAACAGCCAACAGATATATTTTGAACAAATGCTCTCCTCGACCATGCAGACCATTACGATCCGTGCTCTTTATTTAGGAATTTTTGTACTGATTACGATTATCTTACGGATCACCAAATTCGACATCCATGGTTTGTTGCCACAGAATCGGTATAACCGTTATCTGTTTTTACTCGTTTTAGTAGGTAGTGTTGAGTTTCTGTTGATCTTGTTCTTGAATACGTCTTTTTTCTTGCGTGATAACAATTCAGATTTGCTCGCATTTTACTCGCCTACGTTTCAATTACTATTTCAGCTATTAATTCTTGCCCTTTTTATTGTAATTGTAATCTTGTTCCGCATTTATCTCAATTTAACGATCAATCGCGTGGAAGAGGAGACCGGAACTCCCTATTTAAATAGCATCCATGATCTGGTGACAGCGATCCGTTCCATCAAGCATGATTCGTTAAATCATTACACAGCTATCAACGGCTTTCTGAAAAAAGGATATGTTGATTTGGCAAAAGAATATGTTGAACAGCTTTTGCAAGAAACCGTTACGGTAGAAAAGTCTGTTGACTCAAGCTCACAAGTGCTGGAAAGCATCAAAAATCCGGCTGTTTCCTCTCTTCTCCAATCGAAAATGGAAGTATGCTTGGCGGAACGAATCGCGCTTTCCATGAATATCAAAACCGTCAGCCAATTCTCCCAGATCAAAACGTACGATCTGATCAAGGTTTTAGGTAATCTATTTGATAATGCTATTCGAGCTACTTCTTATGAATTGGAACAAAACCGATTTATTCGCTTGGAATGGGGGCAATCTGAGGGCGAGCATTACCTGATGATTGAGAACAGTGGCCCTACGATTCCAAAGGACAAGCTGCCCGGTATTTTCCAACCAGGATACACCACTAAAAAAGGGGGAGAAGGTGGACTGGGCTTGGTCATCGTTAAAACGGTTACCGATCGTTATGGTGGCAGAATCCACGTACGTTCAGAAGAGGGAGTCACTAGTTTTCGGATTTCTTTTCTCAGTCGGTAA
- a CDS encoding accessory gene regulator ArgB-like protein: protein MTWTEKVSMRLAKRLKTEDTTYSVGQLAHGIEIFMLNIINGLALIIVSAIFHIFGEVMLLCCLFFLHRLLTGGVHLRNPWTCLLATLSLLIAGGYLLKHLPVLPAPYAQLLVLVGVGLSISINYRHAPAAHTYAPTNPAIQRRNRFIVLWMLGVGCAISISLVGYTYQYSMTYTLAVLLQSVLLMPSSFRLVSRLEKTFLRG, encoded by the coding sequence ATGACTTGGACTGAAAAGGTATCCATGCGTCTGGCGAAGCGACTAAAGACAGAAGATACGACCTACTCTGTGGGACAACTCGCACACGGTATTGAAATCTTTATGCTCAACATCATCAATGGATTGGCACTCATCATCGTTTCTGCTATTTTTCACATATTTGGAGAGGTAATGCTATTGTGTTGCCTCTTTTTCTTGCACCGTCTATTAACCGGTGGGGTACATTTACGAAATCCATGGACATGCCTTCTCGCTACTCTCTCATTGCTGATAGCAGGAGGTTACCTATTGAAACATCTGCCTGTGCTTCCTGCTCCGTACGCTCAATTACTAGTGTTGGTTGGAGTAGGACTCTCTATTTCGATAAACTATCGACACGCGCCTGCAGCTCATACCTACGCGCCTACAAACCCTGCCATCCAGCGTAGAAATAGATTTATTGTCCTATGGATGCTCGGAGTAGGTTGCGCAATTTCTATCAGTTTGGTAGGATATACCTATCAATACTCCATGACCTATACATTAGCGGTTCTCTTGCAATCCGTTCTTCTCATGCCCAGTTCATTCCGACTAGTTTCACGATTGGAAAAAACATTTTTGAGAGGGTGA
- a CDS encoding phage holin family protein: protein MIRWIIKLLLNGAALILISNWFQSIQVSSFGVAVWAALILGIVNTLIRPVLTLFTLPLSFLTLGLFWFVINAITFSLTAFFINGFEVGPWPDNIGIVIIASALMSLLGWLIDLVVSKTKK from the coding sequence ATGATCCGGTGGATTATCAAGCTGCTATTAAACGGAGCAGCCTTGATTTTGATCAGCAACTGGTTTCAGTCCATTCAAGTCTCCAGCTTTGGCGTAGCTGTATGGGCTGCCCTGATTCTGGGTATTGTCAATACGCTGATTCGCCCAGTGTTGACGCTATTCACGCTTCCGCTGAGTTTCTTGACGCTGGGACTTTTCTGGTTCGTGATCAATGCGATTACATTCTCGTTGACGGCGTTTTTCATCAATGGCTTTGAAGTAGGCCCATGGCCAGATAATATCGGAATCGTGATCATAGCCTCCGCTCTCATGAGTTTGCTGGGCTGGTTGATTGATTTGGTGGTAAGTAAAACAAAGAAGTAG
- a CDS encoding HD domain-containing protein: MDYITNILARLPQRLVEVARDLFDGQDSAHDWQHNLRVMAMCERIGQEEGADMTILGLAALLHDIGRAEERRTGECHAEISARLADTLLREEGLPDNQIELVQRVILAHRFRKDRPPATLEEKILFDADKLDSIGAIGVARAFAYSGVLGQPIQSDHAEQHTPLKEYEWKLQRIKDRLFTETAQQIALERHQFMVQFFEQWKEEVHGNR, encoded by the coding sequence ATGGACTATATCACGAATATCCTCGCGCGGTTGCCACAGCGATTAGTCGAAGTGGCACGAGACCTTTTTGACGGGCAGGATTCGGCTCACGATTGGCAGCATAACCTTCGGGTGATGGCGATGTGCGAACGGATCGGGCAAGAGGAAGGCGCGGATATGACGATTTTGGGCCTGGCTGCGCTGCTGCATGATATCGGCAGGGCTGAGGAACGAAGAACAGGGGAATGCCACGCCGAGATCAGCGCTCGCTTGGCGGATACGCTGTTGCGTGAAGAAGGCCTGCCAGATAATCAGATTGAGCTGGTGCAGCGTGTCATTCTTGCTCATCGCTTTCGAAAGGATCGGCCACCTGCTACACTGGAGGAGAAGATTTTATTTGACGCTGATAAGCTCGATTCGATTGGAGCGATCGGAGTAGCGCGTGCTTTCGCCTATTCAGGTGTACTGGGCCAACCGATTCAATCCGATCACGCAGAGCAGCATACTCCCTTAAAAGAGTATGAGTGGAAGCTGCAGCGCATCAAAGACAGACTGTTTACGGAAACGGCACAGCAGATCGCTTTGGAACGGCATCAATTCATGGTACAGTTTTTTGAACAGTGGAAAGAAGAAGTGCACGGAAACAGATAA
- the uvrA gene encoding excinuclease ABC subunit UvrA — MPLEHIVVKGARAHNLKNIDVVIPRDKFVVLTGLSGSGKSSLAFDTIYAEGQRRYVESLSAYARQFLGQMDKPDVDSIEGLSPAISIDQKTTSRNPRSTVGTVTEIYDYLRLLYARVGRAVCPDHGIEIQSQTVEQMVDRVMDFPERTRMQILAPMVQGRKGEHVKLLEDIRKQGFVRVRVNGEIIDLSEDIKLEKNKKHNIEVVVDRIVVKPDVQSRLADSLETALRLADGKVIVDVMEQEELLFSEKHACPVCGFSIGDLEPRIFSFNSPFGACSECDGLGVKLEVDPDMVVPDATKTLHDGAIGAWEPKSSTYYQQLLESACRHFGIKMDIPYEELPSEQAQILMYGSMGEKIEFRYENEFGQVREAVVPYEGVIPNLQRRHLETSSDYIREQIEGYMSQKPCPVCKGQRLRQESLAVKVGERSISELTTLSILDAHQFVDGLEMTERETKIATLIVKEIKARLNFLIDVGLDYLTLSRAAGTLSGGEAQRIRLATQIGSSLMGVLYILDEPSIGLHQRDNARLIRTLEHMTKLGNTLIVVEHDEDTMLACDYIIDIGPGAGIHGGQIIAKGTPEEVMKDPNSLTGAYLSGRKFIPVPMERRKPTDKWVKIEGAKENNLKGVNVKIPLGMFVAVTGVSGSGKSTLINEILQKVLARDLNGAKVKPGEHRRIVGLEHLDKVVDIDQSPIGRTPRSNPATYTGVFDDIRDLFASTNEAKVRGYKKGRFSFNVKGGRCEACSGDGIIKIEMHFLPDVYVPCEVCHGKRYNRETLDVKYKGKSIADILEMTIEDAVDFFRNLPKIERKLQTIVDVGLGYMKLGQPATTLSGGEAQRVKLASELYRRSTGRTLYILDEPTTGLHTDDIDRLLKVLQRLVENGETVLVIEHNLDVIKTVDYIIDLGPEGGTRGGQIVGVGTPEEVSELEGSYTGKYLSPILERDRARTMARMEQLVSK, encoded by the coding sequence ATGCCATTGGAACATATCGTGGTAAAGGGTGCTCGCGCCCATAACCTGAAAAATATTGATGTGGTGATCCCGAGGGACAAATTCGTCGTGTTGACGGGCTTGTCCGGCTCGGGAAAGTCTTCCCTTGCCTTTGATACGATTTACGCAGAGGGCCAACGTCGTTACGTAGAGTCCCTCTCTGCCTATGCTCGCCAATTTCTCGGGCAGATGGACAAGCCGGATGTAGATTCCATCGAAGGACTCTCGCCTGCGATTTCCATCGATCAGAAAACAACGAGCCGCAACCCGCGTTCCACAGTTGGTACTGTCACGGAGATTTACGACTACCTGCGTCTTTTGTATGCGCGTGTGGGCAGAGCTGTATGTCCTGACCATGGTATCGAAATTCAGTCGCAGACGGTCGAGCAAATGGTGGATCGCGTGATGGACTTTCCAGAGCGCACCCGTATGCAAATTCTTGCCCCGATGGTACAAGGGCGCAAGGGTGAGCACGTCAAGCTGCTGGAGGACATCCGCAAGCAAGGGTTTGTCCGTGTACGCGTGAATGGGGAAATTATCGATCTCTCCGAGGACATCAAGCTTGAGAAAAATAAAAAGCACAACATCGAAGTCGTTGTCGACCGGATTGTCGTCAAACCGGATGTGCAGTCCCGTCTGGCTGACTCTCTGGAAACAGCACTGCGCTTGGCTGATGGGAAGGTCATCGTCGATGTGATGGAGCAGGAAGAGCTGCTGTTCAGTGAAAAGCATGCCTGCCCGGTATGTGGTTTTTCCATCGGGGATCTGGAGCCACGGATCTTCTCCTTTAACAGTCCGTTTGGTGCTTGCTCCGAGTGCGACGGACTGGGTGTCAAGCTGGAAGTAGACCCGGACATGGTCGTTCCGGACGCGACCAAAACCTTGCATGATGGTGCGATCGGGGCGTGGGAGCCAAAGTCCTCTACGTATTATCAACAGCTCCTGGAGTCTGCCTGCCGCCATTTTGGAATTAAGATGGACATTCCGTATGAAGAATTGCCATCTGAACAGGCGCAGATTTTGATGTACGGCAGCATGGGGGAAAAGATCGAGTTTCGTTACGAGAACGAGTTTGGTCAAGTGCGCGAGGCTGTCGTTCCTTATGAAGGGGTCATCCCGAATCTGCAGCGTCGTCACCTGGAGACTAGCTCGGACTACATTCGTGAGCAAATCGAAGGCTACATGAGCCAAAAGCCGTGCCCGGTCTGTAAAGGCCAACGACTGCGCCAGGAGAGCCTAGCGGTAAAAGTCGGTGAACGGAGCATTTCTGAGCTGACGACCTTGTCCATTCTGGATGCGCATCAGTTTGTAGATGGATTGGAAATGACAGAAAGAGAGACGAAGATCGCCACGCTGATCGTAAAAGAGATCAAGGCTCGTCTTAACTTTTTGATTGATGTAGGATTGGACTATTTGACACTGAGTCGAGCTGCCGGTACCCTTTCCGGTGGAGAAGCACAGCGGATTCGCTTGGCAACGCAGATCGGCTCCAGTCTGATGGGTGTCTTGTACATTTTGGATGAACCGAGTATCGGCTTGCATCAGCGGGATAACGCACGACTGATCCGTACGCTGGAGCACATGACCAAGCTGGGGAATACGCTGATTGTCGTCGAGCATGATGAGGATACGATGCTCGCCTGCGACTACATCATCGATATAGGTCCGGGAGCGGGTATCCACGGTGGTCAGATCATTGCTAAGGGCACGCCGGAAGAAGTCATGAAGGACCCTAATTCGCTTACAGGCGCATATTTGAGTGGTCGCAAGTTCATTCCGGTACCGATGGAACGCCGCAAGCCGACGGACAAATGGGTCAAGATCGAGGGAGCCAAGGAAAACAACCTGAAGGGCGTCAATGTGAAGATTCCGTTGGGAATGTTCGTGGCAGTAACAGGCGTATCAGGCTCTGGGAAAAGTACGCTTATCAATGAAATTTTGCAAAAGGTGCTGGCTCGTGATTTGAACGGTGCCAAGGTCAAGCCAGGGGAGCATAGACGTATTGTCGGGCTGGAGCATTTGGATAAGGTTGTCGACATCGATCAGTCGCCAATCGGGCGGACGCCGCGATCCAATCCTGCAACGTACACGGGCGTATTTGATGATATTCGCGATCTGTTTGCGTCTACCAACGAAGCCAAGGTACGTGGCTATAAAAAGGGTCGGTTCAGCTTTAACGTCAAAGGTGGGCGTTGTGAAGCGTGCAGCGGTGACGGAATCATCAAGATCGAAATGCACTTTTTGCCAGACGTGTATGTCCCTTGCGAGGTATGTCACGGCAAGCGCTACAATCGCGAGACACTCGATGTGAAGTACAAGGGTAAAAGCATTGCTGACATTTTGGAAATGACCATCGAGGATGCGGTGGACTTCTTCCGCAACCTGCCCAAAATCGAGCGCAAGCTGCAAACGATTGTGGACGTCGGACTCGGCTACATGAAGCTGGGACAGCCGGCAACCACGTTGTCAGGTGGGGAAGCGCAGCGCGTCAAGCTCGCTTCTGAGTTGTACCGCCGCAGTACAGGACGCACGCTGTACATTCTGGATGAACCTACGACTGGCTTGCATACAGATGATATTGACCGTCTCCTGAAGGTCTTGCAGCGTCTGGTGGAAAACGGAGAAACCGTCCTCGTCATCGAGCACAATCTGGATGTCATCAAGACTGTCGATTACATCATTGATCTGGGGCCCGAAGGAGGTACTCGCGGTGGACAGATCGTCGGTGTCGGTACGCCAGAAGAAGTATCAGAGCTGGAAGGTTCGTACACAGGCAAGTACCTGAGCCCGATTCTGGAACGGGACCGCGCTCGTACGATGGCAAGAATGGAACAGCTCGTTTCGAAATAA
- the uvrB gene encoding excinuclease ABC subunit UvrB has translation MERFELVSEYQPSGDQPTAIAELVAGIQAGKRHQTLLGATGTGKTFTAAQVIAQVNKPTLVMAHNKTLAAQLCAEFKEFFPNNAVEYFVSYYDYYQPEAYIPQSDTFIEKDSSINEEIDKLRHSATSALFERRDVIIVASVSCIYGLGSPEEYRELLLSLRVGMEKGRDEILHRLVDIQYNRNDINFTRGTFRVRGDVVEIFPASQSEQAIRVEFFGDEIERITAIDVLTGEILGQRDHVAIFPASHYVTREEKMKLAVQSIEAELETRLADLREAGKLLEAQRLEQRTRYDVEMMLEMGFCSGIENYSRHLTGLPEGHAPYTLIDYFPDDFLVLMDESHMTLPQVRGMYNGDRARKDVLVEHGFRLPSAKDNRPLKFEEFEAKLKQAVYISATPGPYELEHCTELVQQVIRPTGLIDPTISVRPIKGQIDDLIGEIQATIAKDERVLVTTLTKKMSEDLTDYLKEVGIKVRYLHSDIKTIERMQILRSLRLGEFDVLIGINLLREGLDLPEVSLVTILDADKEGFLRNERSLIQTIGRAARNAEGRVIMYADKMTESMKAAIRETERRRTIQEAYNEERGITPQTVKKAVRDVIEATKVAEEKADYLPHEEFKKMPKKDRLTVIARMEEEMKEAARNLLFERAAELRDLVLELKAEL, from the coding sequence ATGGAGCGTTTTGAATTGGTATCGGAGTATCAGCCGTCCGGTGACCAGCCGACTGCCATTGCTGAACTAGTGGCTGGCATTCAGGCAGGCAAGAGGCACCAGACCCTCTTGGGTGCGACGGGTACGGGAAAGACCTTTACGGCTGCACAGGTGATCGCTCAGGTGAACAAGCCGACATTGGTCATGGCGCATAACAAGACGCTGGCTGCCCAGTTGTGTGCGGAGTTCAAGGAGTTTTTTCCGAACAATGCCGTTGAATATTTCGTCAGCTACTACGACTACTATCAACCAGAAGCATACATTCCCCAATCGGATACGTTTATTGAAAAAGACTCCAGTATCAACGAAGAGATCGACAAGCTGCGTCACTCGGCGACCAGTGCTTTGTTTGAACGACGGGATGTCATCATTGTAGCCTCGGTATCGTGCATTTACGGATTGGGTTCTCCTGAGGAGTATCGGGAGCTGCTTTTGTCTTTACGCGTCGGTATGGAGAAAGGTCGGGACGAGATATTGCATCGTCTGGTCGATATCCAATACAACCGTAATGACATTAATTTTACCCGAGGGACTTTTCGCGTTCGCGGTGACGTCGTAGAGATTTTTCCAGCCTCCCAGAGTGAGCAGGCGATTCGCGTAGAGTTTTTTGGCGATGAAATCGAGCGCATCACAGCTATCGACGTTCTGACCGGAGAGATTCTGGGTCAGCGCGATCATGTCGCTATTTTTCCGGCTTCTCACTACGTTACACGCGAAGAAAAAATGAAGCTTGCCGTCCAAAGTATCGAGGCTGAGCTGGAGACCCGTCTGGCAGATCTGCGGGAAGCAGGGAAGCTCCTCGAAGCACAGCGGCTAGAACAGCGCACGCGTTATGATGTGGAAATGATGCTGGAGATGGGCTTTTGCTCCGGGATTGAAAACTACTCCCGCCATCTGACTGGCTTACCAGAAGGCCATGCGCCTTATACGTTAATTGATTATTTTCCTGATGATTTCCTTGTCCTGATGGATGAGTCCCATATGACTTTGCCGCAGGTAAGGGGGATGTACAACGGCGACCGCGCACGGAAAGACGTTCTGGTCGAGCACGGATTCCGCCTGCCTTCTGCAAAGGACAACCGCCCACTCAAATTTGAAGAGTTCGAGGCAAAGCTCAAACAAGCGGTCTACATTTCCGCGACGCCAGGTCCGTATGAGCTGGAACATTGCACGGAACTGGTACAGCAAGTCATTCGTCCGACTGGTTTGATTGACCCGACGATCTCTGTACGTCCGATCAAGGGGCAGATTGACGACCTCATCGGAGAGATCCAGGCGACGATTGCAAAAGACGAGCGCGTCCTGGTTACGACCTTGACGAAAAAAATGTCGGAAGATCTGACGGATTACTTGAAAGAAGTGGGTATTAAAGTACGATACCTTCACTCCGATATCAAAACAATTGAACGGATGCAGATTTTACGTTCCTTGCGCTTGGGTGAATTCGACGTTCTGATCGGGATCAACCTGCTGAGGGAAGGCCTGGATTTACCTGAGGTATCGTTAGTTACCATTCTCGACGCTGACAAGGAAGGCTTCCTGCGAAACGAGCGCTCCCTGATTCAGACCATTGGCCGCGCCGCACGTAACGCAGAAGGACGCGTGATCATGTACGCGGACAAAATGACCGAATCGATGAAAGCGGCTATCCGGGAGACGGAGCGGAGACGTACCATCCAAGAGGCTTACAATGAAGAGCGTGGTATCACGCCACAGACGGTGAAGAAGGCTGTCCGTGATGTGATCGAAGCTACCAAAGTGGCGGAAGAGAAAGCAGACTACTTGCCACATGAAGAATTTAAAAAGATGCCGAAGAAAGACCGCTTAACAGTGATTGCACGAATGGAAGAAGAAATGAAAGAAGCGGCCCGCAACCTCTTGTTCGAACGTGCAGCAGAATTGCGCGATCTGGTTCTGGAGCTGAAGGCCGAACTCTAA